The following coding sequences are from one Humulus lupulus chromosome X, drHumLupu1.1, whole genome shotgun sequence window:
- the LOC133806523 gene encoding uncharacterized protein LOC133806523 — MLICNNSKFVRIEESHEVLVEGALKSVRERYERRQMANIKAKAYMLASMSNTLRMKLEDVETAYDIMEQLQEKFGHKSGQARFEANKKYANAKMAPMMHVCDHFIKMTSYFQEAELHGATIDEEN, encoded by the coding sequence ATGTTGATCTGCAATAACTCTAAGTTTGTGAGGATCGAGGAATCCCATGAAGTTCTAGTTGAAGGAGCACTCAAGTCTGTCCGTGAGAGGTATGAGCGTCGGCAAATGGCAAACATCAAGGCTAAGGCATACATGTTGGCCAGCATGTCAAACACACTGAGGATGAAGCTGGAAGATGTCGAAACTGCATATGACATCATGGAACAACTTCAAGAGAAGTTTGGACACAAATCTGGGCAAGCTCGTTTCGAAGCTAACAAGAAGTATGCAAATGCCAAAATGGCACCGATGATGCATGTTTGTGATCATTTCATAAAGATGACGAGCTATTTTCAGGAGGCTGAGTTGCATGGAGCCACCATAGACGAGGAGAATTGA